A window of Sebastes umbrosus isolate fSebUmb1 chromosome 3, fSebUmb1.pri, whole genome shotgun sequence contains these coding sequences:
- the cwc25 gene encoding pre-mRNA-splicing factor CWC25 homolog: MGGGDLNLKKSWHPQTMKNIERVWKAEQKHEAEVKKIEELQKELKEERAREEITRFAQEAGSIKKKDDRLDWMYQGPAGQVSRDEYLLGRSIDKQITDQYEEPESGPSAETGLLPGSIFNPTTPASNLDLAAKIREDPLFEIRKREEEKKREVLSNPVKMKKIKEMLRQNLDKKDKKKKKRKKEKKEKKGDKERRKEKKHKRRSSRSSSDEEDEKKHRSHSRNESSGDTKSRSHHIPGYGLQLHAGRHHQSSAPSNNLGRRDRSRSRSPPRNNRENHSSSSSSHRSDRKVEPRASSPQRERNHRQRHPVSKKLSAEELERKRSEMMDQAKQREEDRENNVKRYRKQDEQEKLREQNTKRDRHAGFIHNMKLESAASSSLEDRVKRNIHCIQRTAASLDNFMKR; the protein is encoded by the exons ATGGGGGGTGGAGATCTG AACTTGAAAAAGAGCTGGCATCCCCAGACTATGAAAAATATTGAGCGTGTTTGGAAAGCTGAACAGAAACACGAGGCTGAAGTCAAGAAGATTGAGGAGCTCCAGAAAGAACTGAAAGAGGAACGAGCCCGAGAAGAAATAACAAGATTTGCACAGGAAGCCGGTTCCATCAA AAAGAAGGATGATCGCCTGGACTGGATGTACCAGGGCCCTGCTGGTCAGGTGTCCAGAGATGAGTATCTGCTGGGACGTTCCATTGACAAGCAGATCACCGACCAGTACGAGGAGCCCGAGAGCGGTCCGTCGGCTGAGACCGGCCTCCTGCCTGGGTCCATTTTCAACCCCACCACTCCTGCCTCCAACCTCGATTTGGCTGCCAAGATCAGGGAAGATCCCCTGTTTGAAATCAG GAAACgtgaggaagaaaagaagagggAAGTCTTGAGTAATCCAGTGAAGATGAAGAAAATCAAAGAAAtg CTGCGCCAGAATCTCGACaagaaagacaagaagaagaagaagaggaagaaggaaaaaaaggagaagaaaggagacaaggagagaagaaaggagaagaaGCATAAGAGAAGGAGTTCAAGATCGAGCTCAGATGAGGAAGACGAGAAAAAACACAG GTCACATTCACGAAATGAATCTTCAGGAGACACCAAATCTCGTTCCCATCATATTCCCGGCTATGGTCTACAG CTCCATGCTGGCAGACATCACCAGTCCTCAGCTCCCTCCAATAACTTGGGGCGGCGCGACAGAAGTCGCTCCCGATCGCCTCCTAGGAACAACAGGGAGAATCACTCCAGCTCGTCTTCCTCACACAGAAGCGACAGGAAGGTTGAGCCCAGAGCTTCCAGCCCACAGAGAGAGCGTAACCACAGACAGAGGCACCCTGTGTCCAA GAAGCTCTCTGCAGAAGAGCTGGAGCGCAAGAGGAGTGAGATGATGGACCAGGCcaagcagagggaggaggacagggagaATAATGTGAAGAGATACAGGAAGCAGGACGAGCAGGAAAAGCTGCGGGAGCAAAACACCAAGCGTGACCGCCATGCTGGATTCATTCA TAACATGAAGCTGGAGAGCGCTGCCAGCTCTTCCTTAgaggacagagtgaagaggaaCATCCACTGCATTCAGAGGACGGCAGCCTCCCTAGACAACTTCATGAAGAGATGA
- the sp6 gene encoding transcription factor Sp6 has protein sequence MAHPYEPWLRTAPSSGSSEDMNIPSWWDLHRDVQPGSWIDLQTGQGVGLPSVNPGSSMGLQHSLGPYGSDPQLCSLPPAQLAPGSHSSHLFPQDGFKMEPMAPEMLQQESFSLEEPQENAVSARPKPQRRSSSRGAGQAACRCPNCVHAEQMGQSTDDSRRKHMHNCHIPGCGKAYAKTSHLKAHLRWHSGDRPFVCNWLFCGKRFTRSDELQRHLQTHTGAKKFSCALCPRVFMRNDHLAKHMRTHESPPGHGEERVNGDGKMDKGFDTPTPPQSSSNVSASDTTEPPLKLKCETDPSVSSVTGQSG, from the coding sequence ATGGCCCACCCTTACGAGCCTTGGTTACGGACAGCACCATCAAGTGGCAGCTCAGAAGACATGAACATCCCCTCCTGGTGGGACCTCCACAGGGACGTCCAACCAGGGAGCTGGATAGACCTGCAGACGGGGCAGGGAGTCGGCTTGCCTTCAGTGAATCCAGGGAGCTCCATGGGTTTGCAGCACTCTTTAGGGCCCTACGGATCTGACCCGCAGCTGTGCAGCCTGCCTCCAGCTCAACTCGCTCCGGGCTCACACTCATCTCACCTCTTCCCCCAGGATGGCTTCAAGATGGAGCCAATGGCCCCTGAAATGCTGCAGCAAGAATCGTTCTCCCTGGAGGAACCACAGGAGAACGCTGTGTCAGCCCGCCCCAAGCCCCAGCGTCGCTCCTCTTCCAGGGGCGCCGGCCAGGCCGCGTGTCGCTGCCCTAACTGCGTCCACGCTGAACAGATGGGCCAGAGCACCGACGACAGCAGGAGGAAGCACATGCACAACTGCCACATCCCCGGCTGTGGCAAAGCTTACGCCAAGACATCCCATCTGAAGGCTCACCTACGATGGCACAGCGGTGACCGGCCGTTCGTCTGCAACTGGCTCTTCTGCGGCAAGAGATTCACGCGCTCTGATGAACTGCAGCGCCACCTTCAGACGCACACCGGTGCTAAGAAGTTCAGCTGTGCATTATGCCCTAGAGTGTTTATGCGCAATGACCACCTGGCCAAGCACATGCGCACACACGAATCCCCGCCAGGACATGGGGAGGAGAGGGTAAACGGAGACGGGAAGATGGATAAGGGCTTTGATACACCGACACCTCCTCAGTCCTCCTCAAATGTGTCTGCGTCTGACACCACAGAGCCTCCGCTGAAGCTGAAATGTGAGACAGACCCCTCGGTCTCCAGCGTGACAGGGCAGTCCGGCTAA